GGCCCTGAAGTCCTGCCTGGTGTGTCTGGTCTCCTACTGTGAGACTCACCTGGAGCCTcatctgacagctaaacagctgaaaagacatcagctgatcgACCCTGTGGAGAACCTGGAAGACAGGATGTGTACGAAACATGataaactgctggagctgttctgtaagaccgaccagatgtgtgtctgcatgctctgCACTGTTTTAGACCACAAGACACATGAGTTTGTTCCTCTGAAAGAAGAATATGAAGGAAAGAAGGCCGAGCTGGGGAAGACAGATGCTGAAATTCAGCAGATGATCCAGAAGAGACGACTGAAGATTCAGGAGATGAAGCGCTCAGTGGAGCTCAGTGAGaaagatgcagacagagagatagcagctggTGTTCAGGTCTTCACCGCTCTGAAGGAGTCTGTTGAGAGAAGCCAGGCCGAGCTCATCGACACcatcaaagagaagcagagaaagacagagaaacagactgaaggcttcatcaaagagctggaacaggaaatctctgagctggagaagagaagctctgaggTGAAGCAGCTCTCAAGCTCTAAAGAGAaactcttcatcttcttccaaAGCTTCCCATCACTGAACGCTGCTCCACCCACCAAGGACTGGACAGGAGTCAGCGTCCGTCCACCTTCATATGAGGGGACTGTGGTGAGAGCTGTgaatcagctggaggagacgctcagtaaacagatgaagaagCTGCTTGAGCTGAAGAGGGTCCAGCAGTATGCAGTGGATGTGACACTCGACCCTGATACAGCACATCCCTGGctcatcctgtctgatgatGGAAAACAAGTTAAACTTGGTGATGTAAAGAAGAATCTCCCAGACAACCCAGAGAGATTTGATACTTGTGCCTGTGTCTTAGCAAAGCAGAGTTTCTCTTCAGGAAGATTTTATTATGAGGTTCAGGTTAAAGAGAAGACTGAGTGGGATTTAGGAGTGGCCAGAGAGTCGATCAACAGGAAGGGACAAATCAATCCGACTCCTCAGAATGGTTACTGGACGATATGtttgagaaataaaa
This sequence is a window from Pagrus major chromosome 8, Pma_NU_1.0. Protein-coding genes within it:
- the LOC141000541 gene encoding E3 ubiquitin-protein ligase TRIM21-like; translated protein: MSAASCLLTEDQFLCSICLDVFTDPVSTPCGHNFCKTCITIHWDKNVPCQCPNCKKIFNTRPELQVNTFISEMAAQFRQSAQQKASSSSSEQQVSKPGEVPCDVCTGTKLKALKSCLVCLVSYCETHLEPHLTAKQLKRHQLIDPVENLEDRMCTKHDKLLELFCKTDQMCVCMLCTVLDHKTHEFVPLKEEYEGKKAELGKTDAEIQQMIQKRRLKIQEMKRSVELSEKDADREIAAGVQVFTALKESVERSQAELIDTIKEKQRKTEKQTEGFIKELEQEISELEKRSSEVKQLSSSKEKLFIFFQSFPSLNAAPPTKDWTGVSVRPPSYEGTVVRAVNQLEETLSKQMKKLLELKRVQQYAVDVTLDPDTAHPWLILSDDGKQVKLGDVKKNLPDNPERFDTCACVLAKQSFSSGRFYYEVQVKEKTEWDLGVARESINRKGQINPTPQNGYWTICLRNKNEYKARAGPSVHLSLKCQPEKVGVFVDYEEGLVSFYDVDAAALIYSFTGCCFTQKLYPYFCPCLYDGGKNSAPLIISPVNHTE